Below is a genomic region from Fusobacterium canifelinum.
TCAGTATGGGAATAAGAAGTCAACAACATATAATGATAGATTTTTTGTATGCAAAGTTTCCAAAATCAATGCAAAAGATTATTTTCACAATTATACAAATTTTAATTTTAGCTTGTTTAATATTCTTTTTATATTTTGGTTATGATTTATTTATAAAAAAAGAGGAAATAGAGATAGTTTCATTGGGAATTTCAATGAAATGGATGTATTTAGCTTTACCACTTATCACTTTATTGATGTTAGTTAGATTTTACCAAGCATATTCAGAAAATTATGCTCAAAATAAAGTATATATTAAACCTATTTTTATATTAGCTTTAATTATAATCCTAGTACTTATAGCATTTATAAGGCCAGAATTATTTAAAGTTTTAAAATTATCTAATTATTTTGATTTTGGTGAAATGACTATATATTATGTACTAATAGCTTGGTTAGTGATGATATTTTTTGGAGTTCCTGTTGGTTGGTCCTTACTTGTAGCTTGTATTTTATATTTTGCTCTTACTAGATGGAAAGTTGTATATTTTGCAGCTGATAAATTAGTTTATAGTTTGGATAGTTTTAGTCTTTTAAGTGTTCCATTCTTCATACTTACTGGAATTTTGATGAATGGAGCAGGAATAACAGAAAGAATTTTTAACTTTGCCAAGGCTATGTTAGGACATTATACAGGTGGAATGGGACATGTTAATGTTGCAGCAAGTTTAATTTTTTCTGGAATGTCTGGTTCAGCTATTGCTGATGCAGGTGGTTTAGGTCAACTTGAAATAAAGGCAATGAGAGATGAAGGTTACGATGATGATATTTGTGGAGGACTTACAGCTGCCTCTTGTATTATAGGGCCATTAGTTCCTCCTAGCATAAGTATGATTATATATGGAGTTATTGCAAACCAATCAATAGCAAAATTATTTTTAGCTGGTTTTGTTCCTGGGTTCTTAACTACTATTGCACTTATGGTAATGAACTACTTTGTATGTAAAAAAAGAGGCTATAAAAAAACTGCTAAGGCAAGTCCTAAGGAAAGATGGATAGCATTTAAAAAATCATTTTGGGCATTATTAACTCCTATTCTAATAATTGGTGGTATATTCTCTGGAATATTTACTCCTACTGAAGCTGCTGTTATAGCAACATTTTATTCTATAATTTTAGGAGGATTTATTTATAAAGAATTAACTGTAAAATCATTCTTTAAACACTGTGTTGAAGCTGTTGCAATAAGTGGAGTAACTGTGCTTATGATAATGACAGTAACTTTCTTTGGTGATATTATTGCAAGAGAACAAGTTGCTATGAGAGTTGCAGAAATATTTATTAAATATGCAACATCACCTATGATGGTTCTTGTTATGATAAACTTATTACTTTTATTCTTAGGAATGTTTATAGATGCATTAGCTTTACAATTTTTAGTGTTACCAATGTTAATTCCTATTGCAGAACAAGTTGGAATTGATTTAGTATTCTTTGGGGTTATGACAACATTAAATATGATGATTGGTATATTAACTCCACCAATGGGAATGGCTCTCTTTGTAGTTGCTCAAGTTGGAAAAATGAATGTAAGTACAGTCACAAAAGGAGTTTTTCCTTTCTTGTTACCAATATTTATTACTTTAGTAATTATAACTATATTCCCTCAAATCATTTTATTTTTACCTAATTTAATAGTGGGAGGCTAAAAATGAATATTTTAGCAATAGACATTGGTGGAACAATGATAAAATATGGTTTAGTTTCTTCTGATGGAAAAATTTTATCAACTGATAAAATAAAAACTGAAGCTAGCAAAGGTTTAAACAATATTTTAAATAAAATAGATAATATCTTTAAAAGATATAAAGAGAATAATCCAGTTGGGATAGCTGTATCTGGTACAGGTCAAATAAATGGTATGATAGGAAAAGTAATAGGAGGGACTCCTATCATACCAAATTGGATAGGTACAAATCTTGTTAAAATATTGGAAGAAAAATATAAATTACCTGCTATTTTAGAAAATGATGTGAACTGTGTTGCTCTTGGAGAAAAATGGATAGGTACTGGCAAAGAACTACATAATTTCATATGCCTTACAATAGGAACAGGTATAGGTGGCGGAATCATTCTAAATAATCAACTTTTTAGAGGAGAAAATTTTGTAGCAGGAGAGTTTGGACATATTTTAATAAAAAAAGGAAAATTTCAAGACTTTGCCTCTACAACAGCTTTAATTAGATTAACAAAAGAAAAAACAGGAAAAGTATTAAATGGAGAAGAAATCTTTGATTTAGCAAAAAAAGGAATAATAGAATATCAAAATATTATTTCAGAATGGATTGAAGATTTAACAGATGGTCTTTCAAGTTTAATTTACTGTTTTAATCCAAAAGATATAATACTAGGAGGAGGAGTTCTTGAACAAGGAAATTATCTTTTAAGAAAAATTGAAGACAGCTTGTCTAAGAAAATAGGTCCTAGATTTAAAGAAAATCTTAATATAAAACAAGCAAAACTTGGTAATAATGCTGGAATGATAGGGGCAGCTTATTTACTTTTAGAAAAAATTAATAAGAAATAAAATGGAGGAAGTTAGGAATTATGAAAGGAATATATTCAGCATTAATGGTTCCATACAATGAAGATGGAAGTATTAATGAAAAAGGATTGAGAGAAATTGTAAGATATAATATTGATAAAATGAAAGTTGATGGATTATATGTAGGTGGAAGTACTGGGGAAAACTTTATGATTTCTACTGAGGAAAAGAAAAGAGTTTTTGAAATTGCAATAGATGAGGCAAAAGATTCTGTAAATCTTATTGCTCAAGTAGGAAGTATAAACTTAAATGAGGCTGTGGAATTAGGAAAATATGTAACAAAATTAGGTTATAAATGTTTATCTGCTGTAACTCCTTTTTATTATAAATTTGATTTTTCTGAAATAAAAGACTACTATGAAACAATAGTTAGAGAGACAGGGAACTATATGGTAATATATTCCATTCCATTTTTAACTGGGGTTAATATGACTCTTTCTCAGTTTGGTGAATTATTTCAAAGCGAAAAAATTAT
It encodes:
- a CDS encoding TRAP transporter large permease, with translation MKVFNKLEEWLGGSLFIGMFVVLVMQIFSRQIFNSPLIWSEELSRLIFVYVGLLGVSMGIRSQQHIMIDFLYAKFPKSMQKIIFTIIQILILACLIFFLYFGYDLFIKKEEIEIVSLGISMKWMYLALPLITLLMLVRFYQAYSENYAQNKVYIKPIFILALIIILVLIAFIRPELFKVLKLSNYFDFGEMTIYYVLIAWLVMIFFGVPVGWSLLVACILYFALTRWKVVYFAADKLVYSLDSFSLLSVPFFILTGILMNGAGITERIFNFAKAMLGHYTGGMGHVNVAASLIFSGMSGSAIADAGGLGQLEIKAMRDEGYDDDICGGLTAASCIIGPLVPPSISMIIYGVIANQSIAKLFLAGFVPGFLTTIALMVMNYFVCKKRGYKKTAKASPKERWIAFKKSFWALLTPILIIGGIFSGIFTPTEAAVIATFYSIILGGFIYKELTVKSFFKHCVEAVAISGVTVLMIMTVTFFGDIIAREQVAMRVAEIFIKYATSPMMVLVMINLLLLFLGMFIDALALQFLVLPMLIPIAEQVGIDLVFFGVMTTLNMMIGILTPPMGMALFVVAQVGKMNVSTVTKGVFPFLLPIFITLVIITIFPQIILFLPNLIVGG
- a CDS encoding ROK family protein; amino-acid sequence: MNILAIDIGGTMIKYGLVSSDGKILSTDKIKTEASKGLNNILNKIDNIFKRYKENNPVGIAVSGTGQINGMIGKVIGGTPIIPNWIGTNLVKILEEKYKLPAILENDVNCVALGEKWIGTGKELHNFICLTIGTGIGGGIILNNQLFRGENFVAGEFGHILIKKGKFQDFASTTALIRLTKEKTGKVLNGEEIFDLAKKGIIEYQNIISEWIEDLTDGLSSLIYCFNPKDIILGGGVLEQGNYLLRKIEDSLSKKIGPRFKENLNIKQAKLGNNAGMIGAAYLLLEKINKK
- a CDS encoding N-acetylneuraminate lyase, whose translation is MKGIYSALMVPYNEDGSINEKGLREIVRYNIDKMKVDGLYVGGSTGENFMISTEEKKRVFEIAIDEAKDSVNLIAQVGSINLNEAVELGKYVTKLGYKCLSAVTPFYYKFDFSEIKDYYETIVRETGNYMVIYSIPFLTGVNMTLSQFGELFQSEKIIGVKFTAGDFYLLERVRKAFPNKLIFAGFDEMLLPATVLGVDGAIGSTYNVNGIRAKQIFELAKNSKIDEALKIQHTTNDLIEGILSNGLYQTIKEILKLEGVDAGYCRKPMKKISQEQVEFAKELHKKFFKN